The proteins below come from a single Chitinophaga pinensis DSM 2588 genomic window:
- a CDS encoding DEAD/DEAH box helicase has protein sequence MYFDEFDLDDRVLDGIDAMGYTTATPVQEKVIPPIIAGKDILACAQTGTGKTAAFLLPILHRLITEPHDARKINSLIIVPTRELAVQIAQTLEGMSYFTSVSSIAVYGGSNGALFAAEKKALTSGVDIVICTPGRMIAHLNMGYVKLDAVKYLVLDEADRMLDMGFSDDIIRITSTLPKERQNLLFSATMPDKIRKLALKILHQPEEINIAISKPPEKIVQEAFVVFEEQKTGLIKQLLARKEFGCIIIFCSRKQNVKQLTYELKKARFSVEEIHSDLEQDKREQVLMDFKNKKLKMLVATDILSRGIDIEDIDLVINYDVPNDAEDYIHRIGRTARAATDGTAYTIISEKEQRKFARIEEVLGKPVTKAEVPAALGPVPEYSPKPFRSGGGKRPQGKKRPGGGGGGNRNHSKPGGNQGPRPQGGHPQHHKSKNNSGGKPATQP, from the coding sequence TTGTATTTTGATGAATTTGACCTGGACGACAGGGTCCTGGATGGAATAGATGCGATGGGATATACGACGGCGACGCCAGTCCAGGAAAAAGTTATCCCCCCGATTATAGCAGGTAAGGACATTCTGGCCTGTGCCCAGACCGGCACCGGTAAAACAGCCGCTTTTCTGCTGCCTATACTGCACCGCTTAATCACTGAGCCCCATGATGCACGTAAAATCAACTCACTGATTATAGTACCGACCCGTGAACTGGCAGTCCAGATTGCCCAGACACTGGAGGGTATGTCTTATTTTACCTCCGTCAGCTCTATCGCCGTATACGGTGGCAGCAACGGCGCCCTGTTTGCCGCCGAGAAAAAGGCACTGACCTCCGGCGTGGATATCGTGATCTGCACCCCCGGTCGTATGATCGCCCACCTGAACATGGGCTACGTAAAGCTGGACGCAGTAAAATACCTCGTGCTGGATGAAGCAGACCGTATGCTGGACATGGGTTTCAGCGATGATATCATCAGGATCACGTCTACCCTGCCAAAGGAAAGACAAAACCTGCTGTTCTCCGCTACCATGCCCGATAAGATCCGCAAACTGGCCCTGAAGATCCTCCATCAGCCGGAAGAGATCAATATCGCCATTTCCAAACCGCCTGAAAAGATCGTACAGGAAGCTTTTGTCGTATTTGAAGAACAAAAGACCGGCTTGATCAAACAGCTCCTGGCACGCAAGGAATTCGGCTGTATTATTATCTTCTGCTCCCGTAAGCAGAACGTAAAACAGCTGACCTACGAGCTTAAAAAGGCCCGTTTCTCCGTAGAAGAGATCCACTCTGACCTGGAACAGGATAAGCGCGAGCAGGTGCTCATGGATTTCAAAAACAAGAAACTGAAAATGCTGGTGGCTACCGATATCCTGAGCCGCGGTATAGATATAGAAGATATTGACCTGGTTATTAATTATGACGTGCCAAATGACGCAGAGGATTATATCCACCGTATCGGCCGTACCGCCAGGGCGGCGACCGATGGTACCGCATATACCATTATCAGCGAAAAGGAACAGCGCAAATTTGCCCGTATTGAAGAAGTACTGGGTAAACCGGTGACCAAAGCCGAAGTACCGGCTGCATTAGGTCCGGTGCCGGAATACTCCCCTAAACCATTCCGCTCAGGTGGCGGCAAACGTCCGCAAGGTAAAAAACGCCCGGGGGGCGGGGGCGGCGGTAACCGTAATCATAGCAAACCAGGGGGAAACCAGGGTCCGCGTCCACAAGGAGGGCACCCACAGCACCATAAAAGCAAAAATAACAGCGGCGGCAAACCTGCCACCCAACCATAA
- a CDS encoding T9SS type A sorting domain-containing protein — translation MKTISKIITASAVGVSFLFSGMAHAQSALIPKIERQVTASGGKAVLVGLTDMDNKLFEYEIDCTIGDIMVKQLSYPDYAVVQQGYQQGPLVLPKLNADEMLVYPNPTDKEITIKYNLDPGVKRVDVRVINLYGRMVFSEANTPLASYGTMYEYKLDVQDYVPGVYLVTIIFDTGIKVTRKFIKFDQ, via the coding sequence ATGAAAACAATCAGTAAAATAATTACAGCAAGTGCTGTGGGTGTGTCATTCCTTTTTTCAGGAATGGCACACGCGCAGTCAGCGCTGATCCCCAAGATCGAACGTCAGGTCACTGCCAGCGGAGGAAAAGCCGTACTGGTAGGATTAACTGACATGGACAACAAGTTATTCGAATACGAAATTGACTGTACAATCGGCGATATCATGGTGAAACAGCTCAGCTATCCGGACTATGCCGTCGTACAACAAGGATATCAGCAAGGTCCGTTGGTGCTGCCAAAGCTGAATGCAGATGAAATGCTGGTGTACCCCAACCCTACTGATAAAGAGATCACCATTAAGTATAACCTGGACCCGGGAGTCAAAAGAGTGGACGTGCGCGTCATCAACCTCTATGGCCGTATGGTCTTCTCAGAAGCTAATACACCGCTGGCCAGCTACGGTACCATGTATGAGTACAAACTGGATGTACAGGATTATGTACCAGGCGTTTACCTGGTAACGATCATCTTCGACACAGGTATCAAGGTGACAAGAAAGTTCATAAAATTCGATCAGTAG
- a CDS encoding mechanosensitive ion channel family protein, whose amino-acid sequence MLENLQKDLHLPPIVWNILLGCAALITGFLFKYLLALILKLTAGKNATDYSLIRSILKRLGKPINYFLPVLVLDMVLPFMELAKKPMDVLSRIVEISLIVSFGLILTGLVKVFEDYVMHAYDLKKEDNLRERKMRTQLQFVRKLTISMILVLTLCAVLLSFDSLRKIGAGLLTGVGVGGIIVGFAAQRSLSNFLAGMQLAFTQPIRIDDVLVVEGEWGRVEEITLTYVVLGIWDQRKLILPINYFIEKPFQNWTRTGSAILGTAFLYLDYTAPIDILRAEFERILKDHPLWDKRVQVMQVTNITDRSVEVRMLVSANSSGKAFDLRCFLRENMLSFIQANHAYCLPKTRALLEENEQKLLAQG is encoded by the coding sequence ATGCTGGAGAATTTACAGAAAGATCTTCATTTACCGCCGATTGTATGGAACATTTTGCTTGGCTGTGCCGCACTGATTACGGGTTTTCTTTTTAAATACCTGCTGGCGCTCATCCTGAAACTGACGGCCGGTAAGAATGCAACGGATTATTCCCTGATCAGGTCTATCCTGAAAAGACTGGGAAAACCGATCAATTATTTTTTGCCGGTGCTGGTGTTGGACATGGTATTGCCGTTTATGGAACTGGCAAAAAAGCCCATGGATGTATTGAGTCGTATTGTGGAGATCTCGCTGATTGTTTCCTTTGGATTGATCCTGACCGGACTGGTAAAGGTATTTGAGGATTATGTGATGCACGCCTATGACCTGAAAAAAGAGGATAATCTGCGGGAGCGGAAGATGCGTACGCAGTTGCAGTTTGTACGTAAACTGACTATTAGTATGATCCTGGTGCTGACTTTGTGTGCGGTGTTGCTGAGTTTTGACAGTCTGCGGAAGATTGGCGCGGGACTTCTGACCGGTGTGGGCGTCGGTGGTATTATTGTGGGTTTTGCGGCGCAACGTTCCCTGTCTAATTTCCTGGCGGGGATGCAGCTGGCTTTTACGCAGCCGATCCGTATTGACGATGTACTGGTAGTGGAAGGAGAGTGGGGGCGGGTAGAAGAGATCACCCTGACTTATGTGGTACTGGGTATCTGGGATCAGCGTAAACTGATTTTACCGATCAACTATTTTATAGAAAAGCCTTTTCAGAACTGGACACGTACGGGGTCGGCGATATTGGGGACGGCTTTCCTGTACCTGGACTATACAGCGCCTATTGATATACTCCGTGCGGAGTTTGAGCGGATCTTAAAAGATCACCCGTTATGGGATAAGCGGGTGCAGGTGATGCAGGTCACCAACATTACCGACCGTTCTGTGGAAGTCAGAATGCTGGTGAGTGCGAACAGTTCGGGCAAAGCATTCGATTTGCGCTGTTTTCTGCGGGAAAACATGTTGTCCTTTATACAGGCCAATCATGCTTACTGTCTGCCGAAAACGCGTGCTTTACTGGAAGAAAATGAGCAGAAATTACTGGCTCAGGGATGA
- a CDS encoding GH92 family glycosyl hydrolase — MQLGLKHYPVLAASLLLAGMQVNGQDKKPTFTSGKEFKPSEYVNPYIGTGGHGHVFLGASVPFGAVQVGPTNIVKGWDWCSGYHYSDSVVIGFPQMHLSGTGIGDLGDVLIMPYTGKIRTNHGSQENPTSGYGSHYTHAHETAKPGYYAVQLEDYNIKVELTASERVGFHKYTFPAGQEGHIIIDLKEGIGWDAPVETFIQKKDEYTLVGYRYSKGWAEDQRLWFAIKSNVPVKDFVVFDGDKQLSGTEGKGKTIKGVINFDKAPAEAMLKVGISPVSSENALANINSEIPSWDFAGTVKTATGKWNKELSKIQLQTKDTANRSIFYTAMYHTMIGPALFNDHDRSYRGTDKKAYPNPGFDNYTVFSLWDIYRSCAPLYTLTQPERVSSFVNSMLTIYKQQGKLPIWPLVGSETNCMVGYHAVPVIADAYLKGYKGFNINEAFDAMKASATRDDLGMKDIKAKGYIPADKEYESVSKAMEYAIDDWCIAAVAKKLGRAADFEYFSKRAGYYKNYFDSTIKFVRPRMDDGSFKTPYDPFHSIHEKGDFTEGNGWQYTWLVPQDVEGLISLMGGDDAFTKKLDSLFVASGDMGAEASNDISGLIGMYAHGNEPSHHVTYMYAYAGNQWKTSEKVRQVMRDFYTTTPEGLAGNEDVGAMSSWYVLSSLGFYPVNPAKGIYVFGSPLFEKASLKVQGGKTFNVETVNNSAENIYIQQITLNGKPYKNSYIRHADIQKGGNLKITMGNKPNYDFGKAVANRPDSKY; from the coding sequence ATGCAATTGGGACTTAAGCATTACCCTGTGCTGGCTGCCTCACTTCTACTGGCCGGCATGCAGGTAAACGGACAAGACAAAAAACCAACTTTTACTTCAGGAAAGGAGTTTAAGCCATCAGAATACGTAAATCCATACATCGGTACCGGTGGACATGGTCACGTGTTCCTGGGCGCGAGCGTACCTTTTGGTGCAGTACAGGTGGGACCTACCAACATTGTAAAGGGTTGGGACTGGTGTTCTGGTTATCATTATTCTGACAGTGTGGTGATTGGTTTCCCGCAGATGCACCTGAGTGGTACCGGTATCGGCGACCTGGGCGATGTGCTGATTATGCCCTATACCGGTAAGATCAGGACCAACCACGGTTCACAGGAGAATCCGACCAGCGGTTACGGATCCCACTATACACACGCGCATGAAACAGCTAAACCTGGTTATTACGCGGTGCAGCTGGAAGACTACAATATCAAAGTGGAACTGACTGCTTCTGAAAGGGTTGGTTTCCATAAATATACATTCCCGGCAGGCCAGGAAGGTCACATTATCATCGACCTGAAAGAAGGTATCGGCTGGGATGCGCCTGTAGAAACCTTCATCCAGAAGAAGGACGAGTATACCCTGGTAGGTTACCGTTATTCCAAAGGATGGGCGGAAGATCAGCGCCTGTGGTTTGCGATTAAGAGCAATGTACCTGTAAAGGACTTTGTAGTATTTGACGGTGACAAACAACTCTCTGGTACTGAAGGAAAAGGTAAGACCATCAAAGGTGTTATCAATTTTGACAAAGCGCCTGCAGAAGCAATGCTGAAAGTAGGTATTTCTCCTGTAAGCAGCGAGAATGCGCTGGCTAACATCAACAGTGAGATCCCTTCCTGGGATTTTGCAGGTACGGTGAAAACAGCTACCGGCAAATGGAACAAGGAATTGTCCAAGATCCAGCTGCAAACAAAAGATACTGCCAACAGAAGCATTTTCTATACAGCCATGTATCATACAATGATTGGTCCGGCACTGTTCAATGACCATGACCGTTCTTACCGGGGTACTGATAAAAAAGCATATCCTAATCCGGGTTTTGACAACTACACTGTTTTCTCCCTGTGGGATATCTACCGCTCATGTGCGCCACTGTATACCCTGACACAGCCAGAGAGAGTGAGCAGTTTTGTAAACTCTATGCTGACGATCTACAAACAGCAGGGTAAACTGCCTATCTGGCCACTGGTAGGTAGCGAAACGAACTGTATGGTGGGTTATCATGCGGTACCGGTTATTGCTGACGCTTACCTGAAAGGTTACAAAGGCTTTAATATCAATGAAGCGTTTGACGCCATGAAGGCTTCTGCTACCAGAGATGATCTGGGCATGAAGGATATCAAGGCAAAAGGATACATTCCTGCTGATAAAGAATACGAATCTGTATCCAAAGCGATGGAATATGCGATTGACGACTGGTGTATTGCTGCTGTAGCTAAAAAGCTGGGCCGCGCTGCTGATTTCGAATATTTTTCCAAACGTGCAGGTTATTATAAAAACTACTTCGACAGCACTATCAAGTTTGTGCGTCCAAGAATGGATGACGGTAGCTTCAAAACGCCGTACGATCCGTTCCATTCCATCCATGAGAAAGGTGACTTCACTGAAGGTAATGGCTGGCAGTACACCTGGCTGGTACCACAGGATGTGGAAGGTCTGATCAGCCTGATGGGTGGTGATGATGCTTTCACCAAAAAACTGGACAGTCTGTTTGTGGCAAGCGGCGACATGGGTGCAGAAGCATCTAATGATATTTCCGGTCTGATTGGTATGTATGCACATGGTAATGAGCCAAGCCATCACGTAACTTACATGTATGCTTATGCTGGTAACCAGTGGAAAACATCCGAGAAGGTAAGACAGGTGATGAGAGACTTCTATACTACCACTCCGGAAGGGCTGGCTGGTAACGAGGACGTAGGCGCGATGTCTTCCTGGTATGTACTGTCTTCTCTAGGCTTCTATCCTGTAAATCCTGCAAAAGGGATTTATGTGTTTGGTAGTCCGCTGTTTGAAAAAGCCAGTCTGAAAGTACAAGGTGGTAAAACTTTCAACGTTGAAACCGTCAACAACAGCGCTGAGAACATTTACATCCAGCAGATTACGCTGAATGGCAAGCCATACAAAAACAGCTATATCCGTCACGCGGATATCCAGAAAGGAGGTAACCTGAAGATCACCATGGGTAACAAGCCTAATTATGATTTCGGTAAAGCGGTGGCTAACCGTCCCGATTCAAAATACTAA
- a CDS encoding VOC family protein, with translation MKQRIPHWLMLAAVMIFSNMPASAQQRKSAMLNHIALYVVDLQKSTAFYRDIVQIDTIPEPFHDGRHTWFKVAEHSHLHIISGAKEIVPHDKNSHLCFSVSSVEEFMARLRQHHIPFQSWQGEADKPTLRVDGIKQIYFTDPDGYWVEINDDHP, from the coding sequence ATGAAACAACGGATTCCACACTGGCTTATGCTGGCGGCTGTTATGATCTTCTCCAATATGCCCGCTTCCGCACAACAACGAAAAAGCGCCATGTTAAATCACATCGCGCTTTATGTAGTTGATCTTCAGAAAAGTACTGCATTTTACAGGGACATCGTTCAGATAGATACCATCCCTGAGCCCTTCCATGATGGACGACATACATGGTTCAAAGTGGCTGAACACAGTCATCTGCACATTATTTCAGGAGCAAAGGAAATCGTCCCCCACGATAAAAACTCACACCTCTGCTTCAGCGTCTCCTCCGTCGAAGAATTTATGGCCCGCTTACGTCAGCACCACATCCCTTTCCAAAGCTGGCAAGGTGAAGCGGATAAGCCAACCCTCCGGGTCGATGGTATCAAACAGATCTATTTCACCGACCCGGATGGCTATTGGGTAGAGATCAATGACGATCATCCCTGA
- a CDS encoding FecR family protein translates to MSENHEHIYQLLLQKRNGTINESDDQYVTALISGHEDVELMWRALKHSFSLPGEEKFWQQIDVSNAWSAVREELSVKNTNIRSIRKWLFAAAVVTVAMTGISLIWKNTRQQPFEAAGPAPVTKPAAPKGGLQLQLAGGETIALPYNQAGQDIKAGDVQLSAGAKKLQYTSGTGMGSGYNTLTVPPKMDYKLVLSDGTEVWLNATSRLRFPFNFTGDKREVYLDGEAYFQVTKNDAKPFVVHTENTDIQVLGTSFNVNAYSDGLTRTSLVSGAVISRAEGKEVQLKPGQEAVYSSEKGYKVTDFDDSEVLAWMKGVYVFHNTSLSEIASVIERWYGVQVVFDNKELASKKFTGGLEKLQRLDYFLETLELIGDIHHTYDANGVLHLK, encoded by the coding sequence ATGAGTGAAAATCATGAACACATATACCAGTTGTTATTGCAAAAGCGCAACGGTACAATCAATGAATCAGACGATCAGTATGTAACAGCATTAATCAGCGGCCACGAAGACGTCGAATTAATGTGGAGGGCCCTGAAGCATAGTTTCTCGCTGCCCGGTGAGGAAAAATTCTGGCAGCAGATCGATGTATCGAATGCCTGGAGTGCTGTCAGGGAAGAATTATCCGTAAAGAACACGAATATACGCAGTATCAGAAAGTGGCTGTTTGCGGCGGCTGTTGTAACCGTCGCCATGACGGGTATCAGTCTGATATGGAAGAATACTCGCCAGCAGCCATTTGAGGCGGCTGGTCCGGCGCCTGTCACTAAGCCCGCTGCGCCCAAGGGCGGTTTGCAGTTGCAGCTGGCCGGAGGAGAGACTATTGCCCTACCTTATAATCAGGCAGGACAGGATATCAAGGCCGGAGATGTGCAGCTGAGTGCCGGGGCCAAGAAATTACAGTATACCAGCGGTACGGGTATGGGTAGTGGCTATAATACGCTGACAGTTCCGCCTAAAATGGACTATAAACTGGTGCTTTCAGATGGCACGGAGGTATGGCTGAATGCTACTTCCCGTTTACGTTTTCCATTCAATTTTACAGGAGACAAACGTGAGGTCTACCTGGATGGGGAAGCGTATTTCCAGGTTACTAAAAATGATGCTAAACCATTTGTCGTACATACAGAGAATACGGATATTCAGGTACTGGGTACCAGTTTCAATGTCAATGCCTATAGTGATGGTCTGACCCGTACTTCACTGGTCAGCGGTGCCGTAATCAGCAGGGCTGAAGGCAAAGAAGTACAGCTGAAGCCTGGTCAGGAAGCCGTTTATAGCAGCGAAAAGGGCTATAAAGTGACTGATTTTGACGACAGTGAAGTGCTGGCCTGGATGAAAGGCGTGTATGTATTTCATAATACTTCCCTGTCAGAAATTGCCAGCGTCATTGAACGTTGGTATGGCGTCCAGGTAGTATTTGACAATAAGGAACTGGCCAGTAAGAAATTTACCGGTGGATTAGAGAAACTGCAACGTCTCGATTATTTCCTGGAAACCCTGGAACTGATCGGCGACATCCATCATACTTATGATGCGAATGGTGTATTACACCTGAAATAA
- a CDS encoding OmpA family protein — protein sequence MKAILLILLVPIFVCSSFIARAQSGLTGFNYQALARTSNQGEPLKLQAIQVRFSVLSGSPDGPAIYVEKQTAVTNSQGLFNLIIGQGTVETGSFATIPWSAANQYLKVELDKNGNNDFVPIGSMPFMAVPYALYAVNGGTGGGGGPTVNVVWLGTLSSAPVAPAAGNAYYNSTDKKSYIYDTNLQPQIMSQDGTNGTDGLPGPALSWLGSFTAEPTPSGANQAYYNMTDKKAYIYDGSAWQIFAESGVDGTNGVGTGVSWLGSLAAAPATPTINQAYYNTIDKKSYIYDSTSTWQLLAQDGADGVAGVTGKDGISISWQGTLATAPATPSLNMAYYNSADKKAYIYDSLGTWQVLAQDGTIGKDGASISWQGSMAAAPASPSLNWAYYNSTDRTAYIYDSTGTWKVLAEGGTGWNLSHLEFKADGSIGLATTADTDTLKSANRAWLIRGNSDSNPALDFIGTTDDNPFIIKAGGTGPQFEKMRIFPDKPQIIVNGTDDAGTSLGKGVFTVFSGDHSTGIVNDEPIYTNAIIGYANSGTGAGVAGYNASNGYGVKGFTQVGSGIYGSGTTRFNEGVRGYNSSTSGGLGVIGMTNSPYKATNTFRSGGVLGMSTHGTGVGVVGAGNNVDYQTITNTPEIGGGVMGIGTRVGTIGFGSTAASGVGVMGVGNNQVTVIPAHGGAGVVGVAGGTGASQYAGVGVIGFAKGLATDVERWGGVFEFGTSASVVHTYTYLAGANSSGMYGMISNGTKSTVVKDQAGENRLLFCTEAPEVLFQDFGTGELQNGAAHIDLEDLLAKVIRVDAKHPMKVFIQLEGECNGVYVTNKSAKGFDVKELQGGKANVPFTWQIVASRADEVLADGTVLPYSDRRFPVGPGPLPMTDLTPSADSAAAATPAKPAMKTVELKKNEKEVVNKAFSNLQFASAKAEIAVSSLPSLDKMAALLQAHREWQLLLSGHTDNEGTETFNQTLSEKRSEAVRQYLVTKGVDAERITTKGYGQSKPLTTNSSEAGRGKNRRVEMEIFTAEKP from the coding sequence ATGAAAGCAATTTTACTCATTTTACTTGTCCCCATTTTTGTTTGTTCGAGCTTCATCGCAAGAGCACAATCTGGTCTGACAGGCTTCAACTACCAGGCTCTCGCCAGAACTTCCAATCAGGGCGAACCCTTAAAACTGCAAGCTATCCAGGTCAGATTCAGTGTCCTTAGCGGAAGCCCTGACGGACCTGCAATTTATGTGGAGAAACAGACCGCTGTGACCAACTCACAGGGTTTGTTCAACCTGATTATTGGTCAGGGTACTGTAGAAACCGGCTCCTTCGCGACGATTCCCTGGAGTGCGGCTAACCAGTATCTGAAAGTCGAACTGGACAAAAATGGTAACAACGACTTTGTTCCCATCGGATCAATGCCTTTTATGGCCGTTCCGTATGCATTGTATGCTGTAAACGGCGGCACTGGCGGCGGCGGTGGTCCAACTGTCAACGTAGTATGGCTCGGTACATTGAGCTCCGCTCCTGTAGCTCCGGCAGCTGGTAATGCGTATTATAACAGTACAGACAAAAAATCTTACATCTACGATACCAACCTCCAGCCACAGATCATGTCGCAGGACGGTACCAATGGCACTGACGGCCTTCCTGGTCCTGCGCTCTCCTGGTTAGGTTCCTTCACAGCTGAACCGACTCCAAGCGGCGCTAATCAGGCATATTACAATATGACCGATAAAAAAGCCTACATCTACGACGGTTCTGCATGGCAGATCTTCGCAGAAAGTGGCGTAGATGGTACAAATGGCGTAGGTACGGGCGTAAGCTGGTTAGGTTCCCTGGCCGCAGCTCCTGCTACTCCGACGATCAACCAGGCTTATTACAATACAATAGATAAGAAATCCTACATCTACGACAGCACCAGCACCTGGCAGCTCCTTGCACAGGATGGTGCAGACGGTGTTGCAGGTGTGACCGGTAAAGATGGTATCTCCATCTCCTGGCAGGGTACACTGGCGACAGCGCCAGCTACGCCTTCCCTTAACATGGCTTACTATAACAGCGCCGATAAGAAAGCATATATATATGATAGCCTCGGTACCTGGCAGGTACTCGCACAGGATGGTACAATCGGTAAAGATGGCGCCTCTATCAGCTGGCAGGGTTCAATGGCGGCAGCGCCGGCCAGCCCTTCCCTCAACTGGGCTTATTATAACAGCACCGACAGAACAGCTTATATATATGACAGCACCGGTACATGGAAAGTACTGGCTGAAGGTGGTACAGGCTGGAATCTTTCTCACCTGGAGTTCAAAGCAGATGGCTCTATCGGACTTGCCACCACTGCTGATACAGATACGTTAAAATCCGCCAACAGGGCATGGCTGATCAGAGGTAACTCAGATAGCAACCCTGCACTCGATTTTATCGGTACTACAGACGATAATCCTTTCATCATTAAGGCAGGTGGTACAGGTCCGCAGTTTGAAAAAATGCGCATCTTCCCTGATAAACCACAGATCATTGTAAATGGTACAGACGATGCGGGTACCTCTCTCGGTAAAGGTGTATTCACTGTATTCTCCGGAGACCACTCTACCGGCATTGTAAATGACGAACCTATCTATACAAACGCGATCATCGGTTACGCCAATAGCGGTACCGGCGCCGGTGTAGCGGGTTACAACGCCAGTAACGGTTACGGAGTAAAAGGTTTCACACAGGTAGGTTCGGGTATATATGGTTCCGGTACCACACGTTTCAATGAAGGGGTAAGGGGCTATAACTCTTCTACCAGTGGTGGTTTGGGTGTGATCGGTATGACCAACTCCCCTTATAAAGCCACTAATACCTTCCGTTCCGGCGGTGTGTTAGGTATGTCTACACACGGTACTGGTGTGGGTGTAGTAGGTGCGGGTAACAATGTTGACTACCAGACTATTACCAACACCCCTGAAATTGGCGGCGGTGTGATGGGAATTGGTACACGCGTTGGTACAATCGGTTTTGGTAGCACTGCTGCCTCTGGTGTAGGTGTAATGGGTGTCGGTAATAACCAGGTAACCGTAATTCCAGCGCACGGTGGTGCTGGTGTAGTAGGTGTTGCCGGTGGTACAGGCGCCAGCCAATATGCGGGGGTAGGTGTGATTGGTTTTGCAAAAGGTCTCGCTACAGATGTTGAACGTTGGGGTGGTGTATTCGAATTCGGTACCTCCGCTTCAGTTGTGCATACTTATACTTACCTCGCAGGTGCTAATTCAAGCGGCATGTACGGTATGATCTCCAACGGTACAAAATCTACAGTGGTGAAAGACCAGGCTGGCGAAAACCGCCTCCTGTTCTGTACAGAAGCTCCAGAAGTATTGTTCCAGGACTTCGGTACCGGCGAACTGCAAAACGGTGCCGCACACATCGACCTCGAAGATCTGCTCGCAAAAGTAATCCGCGTCGATGCAAAACACCCGATGAAAGTATTTATCCAGCTGGAAGGCGAATGTAATGGTGTATATGTCACCAACAAATCCGCTAAAGGCTTCGACGTAAAAGAGTTACAGGGCGGTAAAGCAAATGTGCCTTTCACCTGGCAGATCGTTGCTTCCCGTGCTGATGAAGTACTGGCTGACGGTACCGTACTGCCTTACTCCGACAGACGTTTCCCTGTAGGTCCTGGTCCTTTACCAATGACCGACTTGACTCCATCTGCTGATTCAGCTGCTGCTGCCACTCCGGCAAAACCAGCTATGAAAACAGTAGAACTGAAAAAGAACGAAAAAGAAGTAGTAAATAAAGCATTCTCCAATCTTCAGTTTGCAAGTGCAAAAGCTGAAATCGCAGTTTCTTCCCTGCCTTCCCTCGACAAAATGGCTGCTTTACTGCAGGCACATCGTGAATGGCAGCTGCTGCTGAGCGGCCACACGGACAACGAAGGCACGGAAACATTTAACCAGACTTTATCAGAAAAAAGAAGTGAAGCAGTAAGACAATACCTCGTTACCAAAGGTGTTGATGCTGAAAGAATTACCACCAAAGGCTATGGTCAGTCCAAACCACTTACTACTAACAGTAGCGAAGCTGGCAGAGGAAAGAACAGAAGAGTTGAGATGGAAATCTTCACTGCCGAAAAACCTTGA